The Mycolicibacterium flavescens genome has a segment encoding these proteins:
- a CDS encoding thiosulfate sulfurtransferase — translation MARSDVLVTADWAESNLNAPNIVFVEVDEDTSAYDDGHIEGAVKIDWKTDLQDPVRRDFVDQEQFSKLLSERGISNDDTVVLYGGNNNWFAAYAYWYFKLYGHQDVKLLDGGRKKWELDGRPLSTEVVKRPATSYTAKAPDNSIRAFRDEVIAAIDSKNLVDVRSPDEFSGKILAPAHLPQEQSQRPGHIPGAINVPWSKAANDDGTFKSDEALEKLYAEAGLDGEKETIAYCRIGERSSHTWFVLQELLGHKNVKNYDGSWTEYGSLVGAPIELGN, via the coding sequence ATGGCACGCTCCGACGTCCTGGTCACGGCCGACTGGGCCGAGAGCAATCTCAACGCACCGAACATCGTGTTCGTCGAGGTCGACGAAGACACCAGCGCCTACGACGACGGCCACATCGAGGGCGCGGTCAAGATCGACTGGAAGACCGACCTCCAAGACCCGGTGCGTCGCGATTTCGTTGACCAGGAACAGTTTTCGAAACTGCTGAGCGAGCGCGGCATCTCGAACGACGACACCGTGGTCCTGTACGGCGGCAACAACAACTGGTTCGCCGCGTACGCCTACTGGTACTTCAAGCTGTACGGGCACCAGGACGTCAAGCTGCTCGACGGCGGCCGCAAGAAGTGGGAGCTCGACGGACGTCCGCTGTCCACCGAGGTGGTCAAGCGACCCGCGACCAGCTACACCGCCAAGGCCCCCGACAACAGCATCCGCGCCTTCCGCGACGAGGTGATCGCGGCGATCGACAGCAAGAACCTCGTCGACGTGCGCTCCCCCGACGAGTTCTCCGGCAAGATCCTGGCTCCTGCGCACCTGCCCCAGGAGCAGAGCCAGCGACCCGGGCATATCCCCGGCGCCATCAATGTTCCGTGGAGCAAGGCGGCCAACGACGACGGCACCTTCAAATCCGATGAGGCGCTGGAGAAGCTGTACGCCGAGGCCGGGCTGGACGGCGAGAAGGAGACCATCGCTTACTGCCGAATCGGTGAGCGCTCGTCGCACACCTGGTTCGTGCTGCAGGAACTGCTCGGACACAAGAACGTCAAGAACTACGACGGCAGTTGGACCGAATACGGCTCCCTGGTGGGGGCCCCGATCGAGTTGGGAAATTGA
- a CDS encoding integral membrane protein translates to MPTTDMSTTRSRTSDQVDVRGPRFAAWITTVVLVATLLLWPVSPVASAVVLGLQAAVFAVGAWRGPRSYPYGLIFARLVAPRLGSVSEKEPVAPLMFAQFVGLVFAVAGAVGFATGLGLLGLIATGLALVAAFLNAAFGICLGCQLYPLVARVRKNTSAPSPA, encoded by the coding sequence ATGCCAACGACAGATATGTCGACAACACGAAGCCGGACATCTGACCAGGTGGACGTGCGCGGGCCGCGGTTCGCCGCCTGGATCACGACCGTCGTGCTGGTGGCAACTCTGCTGCTGTGGCCGGTGAGTCCGGTGGCCTCGGCGGTCGTGCTGGGCCTGCAGGCGGCGGTGTTCGCCGTCGGGGCATGGCGGGGGCCGCGTTCATATCCCTACGGCCTGATCTTCGCTCGGCTCGTGGCCCCGCGGCTGGGATCCGTGAGCGAGAAGGAGCCGGTGGCGCCGCTGATGTTCGCGCAGTTCGTCGGGCTGGTCTTCGCGGTGGCCGGCGCCGTCGGGTTCGCGACCGGCCTCGGGCTGCTCGGTCTCATCGCCACCGGCCTTGCGCTGGTGGCGGCGTTCCTCAATGCGGCCTTCGGCATCTGCCTGGGTTGTCAGCTCTACCCGCTCGTCGCGCGCGTTCGAAAGAACACAAGCGCACCGTCACCCGCATAG
- the trxA_1 gene encoding Thioredoxin has protein sequence MNSSWVLAITVLIAALGVAFVIGRLLTLRAGLRAASEDAANVDTSDLGLSTTGPTVVHFSAEWCGPCAAVRTVVDAVCAELPAVAHIEIDIDANPEAARRLSVLSLPTTILFDRDGRPRYRTHGVPKAADLRSALEPLLA, from the coding sequence ATGAACTCTTCCTGGGTCTTGGCGATCACCGTGCTCATCGCGGCGCTCGGCGTGGCTTTCGTGATCGGGCGGCTGCTCACGCTTCGAGCGGGCTTGCGCGCGGCGAGTGAGGACGCGGCCAACGTCGACACCAGCGACCTCGGGCTGTCGACGACCGGACCGACGGTCGTGCACTTCTCTGCCGAGTGGTGCGGGCCGTGCGCTGCGGTGCGCACGGTGGTCGACGCGGTCTGTGCCGAGCTACCCGCGGTCGCCCACATCGAGATCGACATCGACGCCAACCCGGAGGCGGCGCGGCGTCTTTCGGTGCTCTCGCTTCCCACCACCATCCTGTTCGACAGGGACGGTCGGCCCCGCTATCGGACTCACGGTGTCCCCAAGGCCGCTGACCTGCGCTCGGCTCTGGAACCGCTGTTGGCTTGA
- a CDS encoding Probable conserved exported protein: MGQNVRVRKLVLGVLATVLAVALCAVGADFGAAIYAEYRLARSVRTAADLQHDPSVAILGFPFTTQAADRHYDEVEIRANGVGNRVVGKASLEATLHDIDLPGDSWLVEPDATLRVGKAESRIIIDSTHLGRFMDIPDLLVEAPTGESNDATGGTTESGISSNKGVVFTGTPTKADFHERVSIAVDLEVAGPDQTTLVMTATGVLTGPGTADQEVPDDKEDAVLAAFTASLPGQKLPFALAPTAQGARGSDIIIEGIAEGVSVALTEFHLS; this comes from the coding sequence GTGGGCCAGAATGTGCGGGTGCGCAAGCTGGTGCTCGGGGTGTTGGCGACGGTGCTGGCGGTCGCCCTGTGCGCCGTCGGAGCCGATTTCGGAGCGGCGATCTACGCCGAATATCGGCTGGCCAGAAGCGTGCGCACCGCCGCTGACCTGCAACACGACCCGTCGGTGGCGATCCTCGGGTTCCCGTTCACCACCCAGGCGGCCGACCGTCATTACGACGAGGTCGAGATCAGGGCGAACGGCGTCGGCAACCGGGTGGTCGGCAAGGCGTCGTTGGAGGCGACGCTGCACGACATCGATCTGCCGGGCGATTCGTGGCTCGTCGAACCCGACGCCACGCTGCGGGTCGGCAAGGCCGAGAGCCGCATCATCATCGACTCGACGCATCTGGGCCGGTTCATGGACATCCCGGATCTGCTGGTCGAGGCGCCGACGGGAGAGAGCAACGACGCCACGGGCGGCACCACCGAATCGGGTATCTCCAGTAACAAGGGCGTGGTGTTCACGGGAACGCCGACGAAAGCCGACTTCCACGAGAGGGTGAGCATCGCGGTGGACCTCGAGGTCGCCGGACCGGACCAGACGACGTTGGTGATGACGGCCACCGGCGTGCTGACCGGCCCCGGCACGGCCGATCAGGAGGTGCCCGACGACAAGGAGGACGCCGTGCTGGCCGCGTTCACCGCGAGCCTGCCCGGACAGAAGTTGCCGTTCGCGCTGGCGCCGACCGCGCAGGGTGCCCGAGGCTCGGACATCATCATCGAGGGCATCGCCGAGGGAGTATCCGTCGCGCTCACCGAGTTCCATCTGTCATGA
- the yycF_1 gene encoding response regulator with CheY-like receiver domain and winged-helix DNA-binding domain: MDLLLLTVDPHPEAVLPSLSLLAHTVRTAPTEVSSLLEAGSADVAIVDARTDLAAARGLCRLLGTTGTSVPVVAVVNEGGLVAVNVEWGLDEILLPSTGPAEIDARLRLLVGRRGGVANQENVGKISLGELVIDEGTYTARLRGRPLDLTYKEFELLKYLAQHAGRVFTRAQLLQEVWGYDFFGGTRTVDVHVRRLRAKLGPEYESLIGTVRNVGYKAVRPARGRASAPEAAVPDDIDGVDLETPDGIAEALADPLRSP; this comes from the coding sequence TTGGATCTACTGCTATTGACAGTCGACCCACACCCTGAGGCGGTGCTGCCGTCGCTGTCGCTTCTCGCTCACACGGTGCGCACCGCGCCGACCGAGGTGTCGTCGCTTCTGGAGGCGGGCAGCGCCGACGTCGCGATCGTCGACGCACGTACCGACCTCGCCGCGGCTCGCGGGTTGTGCAGGCTCCTGGGCACGACCGGCACCTCGGTGCCGGTGGTGGCCGTCGTCAACGAAGGCGGTCTGGTGGCCGTCAACGTCGAGTGGGGTCTTGACGAGATCCTGCTGCCCAGCACCGGGCCCGCCGAGATCGATGCGCGGCTGCGGCTGCTCGTCGGACGCCGCGGCGGAGTGGCCAACCAGGAGAACGTCGGCAAGATCAGCCTCGGCGAACTGGTGATCGACGAGGGCACCTACACCGCCCGCCTTCGCGGTCGCCCCCTCGACCTGACCTACAAGGAATTCGAGCTGCTCAAGTACCTGGCCCAGCACGCCGGCCGGGTCTTCACCCGCGCGCAGCTGTTGCAGGAGGTCTGGGGTTACGACTTCTTCGGCGGCACCCGCACGGTGGATGTGCACGTGCGACGGTTGCGCGCCAAGCTCGGTCCCGAGTACGAATCGCTGATCGGCACGGTGCGCAACGTCGGCTACAAGGCGGTCCGACCGGCTCGCGGGCGCGCGTCCGCCCCCGAAGCCGCGGTCCCCGACGACATCGACGGCGTGGACCTCGAGACGCCGGACGGTATCGCCGAAGCGTTGGCCGACCCGCTGCGAAGCCCGTGA
- the mshD gene encoding mycothiol synthase has product MTELLWRTELSGDEQRRIHELIEAATSADGVAPVGEQVLRELPHDRTRHLVARDDEDIVGYLNLAGDDESVMAEAVVHPRSRRRGIGAALVRAGLAEGGDDARVWAHGNLEAARATAASLGLTVVRELLQMRRPLTDLPPTPTPDGVRITTYSGPADDAALLRVNNAAFVWHPEQGGWTEADIDERRGEPWFDPDGLFLAVDEDTDELLGFHWTKIHDADLGEVYVVGVDPAAQGRGLGAVLTLTGLHHLAERLSGSADSAVMLYVEADNSAAVNTYRRLGFTVFSVDAAYAQRADR; this is encoded by the coding sequence GTGACGGAACTTCTCTGGCGCACCGAACTCTCCGGCGACGAGCAGCGTCGCATCCATGAACTGATCGAGGCCGCCACCTCCGCGGACGGCGTCGCCCCGGTCGGCGAGCAGGTGCTGCGGGAACTGCCGCACGACCGCACCCGCCACCTGGTGGCCCGCGACGACGAGGACATCGTCGGCTATCTGAACCTCGCCGGGGACGATGAGTCGGTGATGGCCGAAGCGGTCGTGCACCCGCGCTCGCGACGTCGCGGGATCGGCGCGGCGCTGGTGCGGGCGGGCCTCGCCGAGGGCGGCGACGACGCCCGCGTGTGGGCGCACGGCAACCTGGAGGCGGCACGCGCGACCGCCGCCTCGCTCGGGCTGACGGTGGTGCGCGAACTCCTGCAGATGCGGCGTCCGCTGACCGATCTGCCTCCGACACCGACACCCGACGGTGTCCGCATCACCACCTACTCAGGCCCGGCAGACGACGCCGCGTTGCTGCGCGTCAACAACGCGGCCTTCGTCTGGCATCCCGAGCAGGGTGGATGGACCGAGGCGGACATCGACGAGCGCCGTGGCGAACCGTGGTTCGACCCCGACGGTTTGTTCCTGGCCGTCGATGAGGACACCGATGAGTTGCTCGGATTTCACTGGACGAAAATCCACGACGCCGACCTCGGCGAGGTCTATGTCGTCGGCGTCGATCCAGCGGCCCAGGGTCGCGGCCTCGGCGCAGTGCTGACCCTGACCGGTCTCCATCACCTCGCCGAGCGACTGTCGGGGAGTGCGGATTCCGCCGTGATGCTTTACGTGGAAGCAGATAACTCCGCGGCGGTGAACACCTACCGAAGGCTCGGCTTCACGGTGTTCTCCGTCGATGCCGCTTATGCGCAGCGTGCCGACCGCTAG
- the pstS gene encoding phosphate ABC transporter substrate-binding protein, producing the protein MFTARSPVIRDSSTGAAYVAREFKPSDSKVGFVKFNLGKTTCSPLLTTFSVAAIVALTLSACGSDNNAGTTATTGGDGAASSVECGGKNSVTAEGSTAQQNAIAEFNKVWGQHCPGKNLSYNPTGSGAGREQFIAGQVDFAGSDSALSGDQVQQAAQRCDGNPAWNLPLVFGPVALAYNIEGVDKLILNADLLAKIFQGQITKWNDPAIAALNDGTNLPDSDITPIYRSDSSGTTDNFQKYLATAAPQSWTKGAGSEFQGGAGEGAQKSAGVVQAVQATGGSIGYVEKGFAEQGGVPFAQIDSGAGAVELTDESAKKAIDVATFVAEGNDLTLDLNSLYGTKEPGAYPLVLATYEIVCSKGYDPETAAAVKSFLTISANDGQQNLSPAGYVPLPDRFKQRLLTSIDAIA; encoded by the coding sequence GTGTTCACCGCCCGTTCACCTGTCATCCGCGATTCGTCCACCGGCGCCGCATACGTTGCCAGGGAGTTCAAGCCGTCCGATTCGAAAGTGGGATTCGTGAAGTTCAACCTTGGCAAGACCACCTGCAGCCCGCTGCTGACCACGTTCTCGGTGGCCGCGATCGTGGCGTTGACCTTGTCGGCGTGTGGCAGCGACAACAACGCCGGGACCACTGCGACCACGGGCGGTGACGGGGCGGCGTCATCGGTCGAGTGCGGCGGCAAGAACTCCGTCACGGCCGAAGGTTCGACGGCTCAACAGAACGCGATCGCCGAGTTCAACAAGGTCTGGGGCCAGCACTGCCCGGGTAAGAACCTGTCGTACAACCCCACCGGATCCGGCGCCGGACGCGAGCAGTTCATCGCCGGTCAGGTCGATTTCGCGGGATCGGATTCGGCTCTGTCGGGCGATCAGGTCCAGCAGGCCGCGCAGCGCTGCGACGGCAACCCGGCATGGAACCTTCCGCTGGTCTTCGGCCCAGTCGCGTTGGCCTACAACATCGAAGGCGTCGACAAGCTGATTCTCAACGCCGACCTGCTCGCGAAGATCTTCCAGGGACAGATCACCAAGTGGAACGATCCCGCGATCGCTGCGCTCAACGACGGAACCAACCTGCCAGACAGCGACATCACGCCGATCTACCGGTCGGACTCCTCGGGCACCACCGACAACTTCCAGAAGTACCTCGCCACCGCCGCCCCCCAGAGTTGGACCAAGGGTGCTGGCAGCGAGTTCCAGGGCGGTGCCGGCGAAGGCGCCCAGAAGTCGGCAGGCGTCGTGCAGGCCGTGCAGGCGACCGGCGGATCGATCGGCTACGTGGAGAAGGGCTTCGCCGAACAGGGTGGGGTGCCGTTCGCCCAAATCGACAGTGGCGCAGGCGCGGTCGAGCTGACCGATGAGTCTGCCAAGAAGGCGATCGACGTTGCGACGTTCGTCGCGGAAGGCAACGACCTGACGCTCGACTTGAACTCGTTGTACGGGACGAAGGAGCCCGGCGCCTACCCCTTGGTGCTCGCCACGTACGAGATCGTCTGCTCGAAGGGCTACGACCCCGAAACCGCTGCGGCGGTCAAGTCGTTCCTGACGATCTCGGCGAACGACGGTCAGCAGAACCTTTCGCCCGCGGGCTATGTGCCGCTGCCGGACCGCTTCAAACAACGACTCCTGACATCCATCGACGCGATTGCCTAG